The Methylomicrobium agile genome has a segment encoding these proteins:
- the queE gene encoding 7-carboxy-7-deazaguanine synthase QueE: MSSLRITEIFYSLQGESNTVGLPTVFIRLTGCPLRCVYCDTEYAFSGGKKIPIDDILAQVEAYDTPYVTVTGGEPLAQPGCLDLMTRLLDKGYTVSLETSGALDISKVDPRVVKVMDLKTPSSGELDRNLYQNLQFLDRKDQIKFVIGNEEDYAWSKAALNEYQLPERCQILFSPVMGRQDPTDLAEKILADRLPVRFQIQLHKLLWADARGK; this comes from the coding sequence GTGAGTTCTCTCCGCATTACCGAAATCTTCTATTCGCTGCAAGGCGAGTCGAATACGGTCGGACTGCCGACCGTATTCATCCGGCTGACCGGCTGCCCGCTCCGTTGCGTTTACTGCGATACCGAATACGCCTTCAGCGGCGGAAAAAAGATTCCGATCGACGACATCCTCGCTCAGGTCGAAGCTTACGACACGCCGTATGTCACCGTTACCGGCGGCGAGCCGCTGGCGCAGCCGGGCTGCCTCGACCTGATGACGCGCCTGCTCGACAAAGGCTACACCGTTTCGCTCGAAACCAGCGGCGCGCTCGATATTTCGAAGGTCGATCCGCGCGTGGTCAAGGTGATGGATCTCAAAACACCCAGCTCGGGCGAACTGGATCGAAACCTTTATCAAAACCTCCAGTTTCTGGACCGCAAAGACCAGATCAAATTCGTGATCGGCAACGAAGAAGATTACGCCTGGTCGAAGGCCGCTCTAAACGAATACCAACTGCCGGAACGCTGCCAGATTCTGTTTTCGCCGGTAATGGGCCGGCAAGACCCGACCGACCTGGCCGAAAAAATCCTTGCCGACCGGCTGCCCGTCCGCTTCCAGATTCAACTGCACAAACTGCTGTGGGCCGACGCCCGCGGCAAATAA
- the queC gene encoding 7-cyano-7-deazaguanine synthase QueC, with amino-acid sequence MPKKAIILLSGGLDSITVLALAQSQGYLCHALSFDYGQRHNAELEAARRIAEYYRVAEHKIIPLGLGAIGGSALTDDHIPVPTTPQAGIPATYVPARNTIFLAFALGWAEVLNARDIFIGVNAVDYSGYPDCRPEFIAAFQKLADLATKAGVEGDHFTIHTPLISLSKADIIKTGLALDVDYSQTVSCYAAAPDGRACGLCDACRLRKNGFDAAGIEDPTRYRPPL; translated from the coding sequence ATGCCAAAAAAAGCGATTATCCTGCTCTCCGGCGGGCTCGATTCGATTACCGTTCTGGCGTTGGCCCAAAGCCAGGGCTACCTTTGCCACGCGCTCAGCTTCGACTACGGGCAGCGGCATAATGCGGAACTGGAGGCAGCCAGGCGCATCGCCGAATATTATCGGGTCGCCGAACATAAAATCATTCCGCTGGGGCTCGGCGCGATCGGCGGTTCGGCGTTGACCGACGACCACATCCCGGTGCCGACCACGCCGCAAGCCGGCATTCCGGCCACCTATGTGCCGGCCCGCAACACGATTTTTCTGGCGTTCGCGCTGGGCTGGGCGGAAGTGCTCAACGCCCGCGATATTTTCATCGGCGTGAATGCGGTCGATTATTCCGGCTACCCGGATTGCCGGCCCGAGTTCATTGCGGCATTCCAGAAACTGGCCGATCTGGCGACCAAGGCCGGCGTCGAAGGCGATCATTTTACGATCCACACGCCGCTGATTTCATTGAGCAAGGCCGACATCATCAAAACCGGCCTGGCTTTAGATGTTGATTACAGCCAAACCGTATCCTGTTATGCCGCCGCCCCGGACGGGCGCGCCTGCGGCCTGTGCGATGCCTGCCGCTTGCGCAAAAACGGCTTTGACGCCGCCGGCATCGAAGATCCCACTCGTTACCGGCCACCCCTTTAG
- a CDS encoding ornithine cyclodeaminase yields the protein MKIITARNMQKLIAAIGIESFFDRLIAALEQDFRRWHDFRKSSRHATRYDQGVIELMPCADDRYYAFKYVNGHPGNTALGKLSVIAIGQFSDALTGYPLLLADMTLLTAFRTAAASALAAKYLARSDAETLAIIGTGAQAEFQVLGFKRLFPLKEIRYYDKAPQAMAKFARNLENSGFLLTPADSVRAAIRQADIVITATAAHGRQRLFGLQDLAPGTHLNAIGGDCPGKTELPAELLEAVKIVVEYLPQSLAEGEVQQCAADRVHAELWELAAGIKPGRESREEITLFDSVGFALEDYSALRLVYELASEYSAGEELEILPEPADPKDLFGLFNPSPAG from the coding sequence ATGAAAATCATCACCGCCCGCAACATGCAAAAACTGATCGCCGCGATCGGCATCGAAAGCTTTTTCGACCGGCTGATCGCCGCGCTCGAACAGGATTTTCGGCGCTGGCATGACTTTCGAAAATCGTCCCGCCATGCCACCCGCTATGACCAGGGCGTGATCGAACTGATGCCGTGCGCGGACGACCGTTACTACGCGTTCAAATACGTGAACGGCCACCCCGGCAATACCGCGCTCGGCAAACTCAGCGTGATCGCCATCGGTCAGTTCAGCGACGCCCTCACCGGCTATCCCCTGCTGCTTGCCGACATGACGCTGCTGACCGCATTCAGGACCGCCGCCGCCAGCGCGCTAGCGGCAAAGTACCTGGCCCGCTCCGATGCCGAAACGCTCGCGATCATCGGCACCGGGGCACAGGCCGAATTTCAGGTTCTGGGCTTCAAACGGCTGTTCCCGCTCAAGGAAATCCGGTATTACGACAAAGCCCCTCAGGCTATGGCCAAATTCGCGCGCAATCTTGAAAACTCGGGTTTCCTCCTGACTCCCGCCGACTCGGTCCGGGCGGCGATCCGGCAGGCCGATATCGTGATCACCGCCACCGCCGCGCACGGCCGGCAGCGGTTATTCGGCTTGCAGGATCTCGCACCGGGCACCCATCTGAACGCAATCGGCGGCGATTGCCCCGGCAAGACCGAACTGCCTGCGGAACTGCTCGAAGCCGTGAAGATCGTGGTCGAATACCTGCCGCAATCGCTTGCCGAAGGCGAAGTGCAGCAATGCGCGGCGGATCGCGTCCATGCCGAGCTGTGGGAACTCGCGGCCGGCATCAAGCCGGGCCGCGAGTCCCGCGAAGAGATTACCCTTTTCGATTCGGTCGGTTTCGCGCTGGAAGATTATTCGGCCCTGCGTCTGGTTTACGAACTGGCTTCCGAATATTCTGCAGGCGAGGAGCTGGAAATACTGCCGGAACCAGCCGATCCGAAAGATTTGTTCGGGCTGTTCAACCCCAGTCCCGCCGGCTAG
- a CDS encoding L-serine ammonia-lyase: MAISVFDIFKIGIGPSSSHTVGPMRAAMAFANKLEAQGLAARIARLQVELFGSLGATGKGHGTDKAVLLGLEGEAPDLIDPSVIPGRLAAIREAGAIRLLKRYPVRFDQQADLLFHRKSLPFHSNGMRFAVFDEKGAELLQADYYSIGGGFVVTGREAAADKLTRHDERLPYPFKTGADLLKLCAASHKPISALMMHNEQAWQGENQVRQQLLNIWRVMQACVERGMREEGILPGGMKVKRRAANLYKQLIGEIPRQTPGLPVGTLEWVNLFALSVSEENAAGGRVVTAPTNGAAGIIPAVLHYYWRFCEGAGEEGVIRFLLTAAAIAILYKENASLSGAEVGCQGEVGVACSMAAGALAEVLGGTPEQVENAAEIGMEHNLGLTCDPVGGLVQVPCIERNAMGAVKAINAARIALRGDGSHFVSLDKVIKTMRETGADMKTKYKETSRGGLAVNLIEC; the protein is encoded by the coding sequence ATGGCAATCAGCGTTTTCGACATTTTCAAGATCGGCATCGGCCCCTCCAGTTCGCATACGGTCGGACCGATGCGGGCGGCGATGGCGTTTGCGAACAAGTTGGAAGCGCAGGGCCTGGCGGCGAGAATCGCTAGGCTTCAGGTCGAGCTGTTCGGCTCGCTGGGCGCGACGGGCAAGGGGCACGGCACCGACAAGGCGGTGCTGCTCGGGCTGGAAGGCGAGGCGCCGGATCTGATCGATCCGTCGGTGATTCCGGGACGGCTGGCAGCAATTCGCGAAGCCGGCGCCATCCGCTTGTTAAAGCGCTATCCGGTGCGTTTTGATCAGCAGGCCGACTTGCTGTTTCACCGCAAGAGCCTGCCTTTTCATTCGAACGGGATGCGATTTGCCGTTTTCGACGAAAAGGGCGCAGAGCTTTTGCAGGCCGATTATTACTCGATCGGCGGCGGTTTCGTGGTAACCGGCAGGGAAGCGGCGGCCGACAAGCTGACCCGTCACGACGAACGTCTGCCGTATCCGTTTAAAACCGGTGCCGACTTGCTGAAGCTGTGCGCGGCGAGTCACAAGCCGATCAGCGCATTGATGATGCATAACGAACAAGCCTGGCAGGGCGAAAATCAGGTTCGGCAACAATTGCTGAACATCTGGCGGGTGATGCAGGCCTGTGTCGAACGGGGCATGCGCGAAGAAGGCATCCTGCCGGGCGGGATGAAAGTAAAGCGACGCGCGGCGAATCTTTACAAGCAGTTGATTGGCGAGATTCCGAGGCAGACGCCCGGCCTGCCGGTCGGAACGCTGGAGTGGGTGAACCTGTTCGCGCTTTCGGTCAGCGAGGAAAACGCGGCCGGGGGCCGGGTGGTGACCGCGCCGACCAACGGCGCCGCCGGCATCATTCCGGCCGTTCTGCATTATTACTGGCGGTTCTGCGAGGGCGCCGGCGAGGAAGGCGTAATCCGCTTTCTCCTGACCGCGGCCGCGATCGCGATTCTGTACAAGGAAAATGCGTCGCTGTCCGGGGCCGAAGTCGGCTGCCAGGGCGAAGTCGGCGTGGCCTGTTCGATGGCGGCCGGCGCGTTGGCGGAAGTCTTGGGCGGCACCCCGGAACAGGTCGAAAACGCGGCCGAAATCGGGATGGAGCATAATCTGGGCCTGACCTGCGATCCGGTCGGCGGTCTGGTGCAGGTGCCTTGCATCGAGCGCAATGCGATGGGCGCGGTCAAGGCGATCAATGCGGCGCGGATCGCTTTGCGCGGTGACGGCAGCCATTTCGTCTCGCTGGACAAGGTGATCAAGACGATGCGCGAAACCGGCGCCGACATGAAAACCAAATACAAGGAAACTTCACGCGGCGGGCTGGCGGTGAATCTGATCGAATGTTGA
- a CDS encoding DUF2959 domain-containing protein: protein MAASNKPTDGDLMAYAVSFIRRLFLKQIKSVYYNARETIGGDHKRAIVVHQVEQACVSLRETRNEFEDALQRFKMLVNVNDALLEHRYHQLNRKYQFCRAKSEAVSTRIRAIEEVSEALFAEWEKELDEYNSRTLRNHSKQQLRLARQNYARLLKSLRTAEAKIHPVLSAFKDQVLYLKHNLNAQAIAALQNEFVVIGVDIAQLIQAMEQTIAEASSFVAMLSDRKEALPGPHR, encoded by the coding sequence ATGGCTGCATCCAATAAACCGACGGACGGCGACTTAATGGCTTATGCCGTGTCGTTCATCCGGCGCTTATTCCTGAAACAAATCAAATCGGTCTATTACAACGCCCGGGAAACGATCGGCGGCGACCACAAGCGCGCGATCGTGGTGCATCAGGTCGAGCAGGCGTGCGTAAGCCTCAGGGAAACCCGCAACGAATTCGAGGACGCCCTGCAGCGCTTCAAGATGCTGGTGAACGTGAACGATGCGCTGCTCGAACACCGTTATCATCAGCTGAACCGGAAATACCAGTTCTGCCGAGCGAAATCCGAGGCGGTCAGCACGCGGATCCGGGCGATCGAAGAAGTCAGCGAGGCGCTGTTCGCCGAGTGGGAAAAGGAACTCGACGAATACAATAGCCGCACTCTCAGGAACCACAGCAAGCAACAACTCCGGCTGGCCCGGCAGAATTACGCCCGCCTGCTCAAGTCCCTGCGCACGGCCGAAGCGAAGATCCATCCGGTCCTGTCCGCGTTCAAGGATCAAGTCCTGTACCTGAAGCATAATCTGAACGCGCAGGCGATCGCCGCGCTGCAAAACGAATTCGTCGTGATCGGGGTCGACATCGCCCAGTTGATCCAGGCGATGGAGCAGACGATCGCCGAAGCCAGCAGTTTCGTGGCGATGCTGTCCGACCGGAAGGAAGCGCTGCCGGGTCCGCATCGTTAA
- the pabB gene encoding aminodeoxychorismate synthase component I, which produces MLFSDLRKDSLPYFENTAALFSSMAGEPWAVFLDSGYPGNTRGRYDIIAAEPVCTLVTHGEKTRVERDGRCEESGGDPFDLVKRELGSVARQDGDLPFKGGAIGYFAYDLARRLEHLQALAADREHIPEMAVGIYEWAVVVDHHEKKSYLAGIARDPARWQRLIERFGCLPEAHPAAPFRVRGEIRTNMDKAGYFRAFDRIKHYLTEGDCYQVNLSQRFSADCEGDPWTAYRKLRELNAAPFSAYLNFPEVQILSSSPECFLKLTDGVVETKPIKGTRPRRADERQDRRQMRILRHSPKDRAENLMIVDLLRNDIGKTCKPGTVRVPKIFAIETYATVHHLVSTVTGVLADGKHALDLLKHCFPGGSITGAPKIRAMEIIEELEPNRRGVYCGSIGYIGFDGNMDSNIAIRTLVHSHGEIRFWAGGGIVNDSVAEEEYQECFDKAAALLDLLRQFADKP; this is translated from the coding sequence ATGCTTTTTTCTGACTTGCGCAAGGATTCGCTGCCTTATTTTGAAAATACCGCCGCGTTGTTTTCATCGATGGCGGGCGAACCCTGGGCGGTTTTCCTGGACAGCGGCTATCCTGGCAATACGCGCGGACGCTACGACATCATCGCCGCCGAGCCGGTCTGCACCCTGGTCACGCACGGCGAGAAGACCCGGGTCGAGCGGGACGGGCGCTGCGAGGAATCGGGCGGCGATCCGTTCGATCTGGTCAAACGGGAACTCGGCAGCGTCGCGCGGCAGGATGGCGATTTGCCTTTCAAGGGCGGCGCGATCGGTTATTTTGCCTACGATCTGGCCCGGCGGCTGGAGCATCTGCAGGCGCTCGCGGCCGATCGGGAGCATATTCCGGAAATGGCGGTCGGGATCTACGAATGGGCGGTCGTGGTCGACCACCACGAGAAGAAAAGCTATCTGGCCGGCATCGCGCGCGATCCGGCCCGCTGGCAGCGCCTGATCGAACGCTTCGGCTGCCTGCCCGAAGCACATCCGGCAGCGCCGTTCCGGGTGCGCGGCGAGATCAGGACCAACATGGACAAGGCCGGCTATTTCCGGGCTTTCGACCGGATCAAGCATTATCTGACCGAGGGCGACTGTTACCAAGTCAATTTGTCGCAGCGTTTTTCGGCCGATTGCGAAGGCGATCCGTGGACCGCCTACCGGAAGCTGCGCGAGTTGAATGCGGCGCCGTTCAGCGCCTACCTGAACTTTCCCGAAGTACAAATCCTGAGCTCCTCGCCCGAGTGTTTTCTGAAGCTGACCGACGGCGTGGTCGAAACCAAGCCGATCAAGGGCACTCGCCCCCGCAGAGCGGACGAGCGCCAGGACCGCCGACAGATGCGGATTTTGCGGCACAGCCCGAAAGACCGCGCCGAGAATTTGATGATCGTCGACCTGCTCCGCAACGACATCGGCAAGACCTGCAAGCCGGGCACGGTCAGGGTGCCGAAAATCTTCGCGATCGAAACCTATGCGACCGTGCACCATCTGGTCAGCACGGTCACCGGCGTGCTGGCCGACGGCAAGCATGCGCTCGATTTGTTGAAACATTGTTTCCCGGGCGGTTCGATCACCGGCGCGCCGAAAATCCGCGCGATGGAAATCATCGAAGAACTCGAACCGAACCGGCGCGGCGTCTATTGCGGCTCGATCGGCTACATCGGCTTCGACGGCAACATGGACAGCAATATCGCAATCCGCACGCTGGTGCATTCGCACGGCGAGATCCGCTTCTGGGCCGGGGGCGGGATCGTGAACGATTCGGTCGCCGAAGAGGAATACCAGGAATGCTTCGATAAGGCGGCGGCCTTGCTCGATCTGCTCAGGCAGTTTGCGGATAAGCCATGA
- a CDS encoding C13 family peptidase, producing MNPISNLSTNLHNGLRLAFFRKRGPENFVVGLDPFLLLLLVDLLLETGSGYLLYWPDPEFQLYALPVYTFELACFLMAAWLTSKFVRRENAALQIGVVVYSLSPALILLQTVSRYLNGREFESWPDLGPWFERLAAVYLLILLGRALFLVCGRWRSTTAGMALVLLSAGPAGEWFADYRDFWYSPEEQEVQDGDPYARYKALDAERLMYRQPVLLEETLSRLRPERKGRVDLFYLGFASYATEDVFSIEADYIKRLFDERFGTVGHSLNLVNHLDTLEDTPLATATNLAQALKRIGRIMNPDEDVLFLYLTSHGGSDHKLAVEFWPLPLNDLSPEQLKAMLDQAGIKWRVVVVSACYSGTFVDALKGPHTLVATAAAHDRTSFGCGSESDFTYFGEAVFKQQLQSRFSLIPAFKAAAASIAERERWEKLEASRPQLWVGKPMEAHLADLEKSLTRFQCEAGRRQAQCAE from the coding sequence ATGAATCCAATATCCAATTTATCGACGAATCTGCACAACGGCTTGCGCCTGGCGTTTTTCCGCAAGCGCGGTCCGGAAAACTTCGTTGTCGGTCTCGACCCGTTTTTGCTGCTTCTGCTTGTCGATCTGCTGCTGGAAACCGGCTCCGGTTATCTACTGTATTGGCCCGATCCGGAGTTCCAGCTTTACGCGCTGCCGGTTTATACCTTCGAGCTGGCCTGTTTCCTGATGGCGGCTTGGTTGACTTCGAAGTTTGTCCGGCGCGAAAACGCGGCGCTACAGATCGGGGTTGTGGTTTACAGCTTGTCGCCTGCGTTGATTTTGCTGCAGACGGTGTCGCGTTATCTGAACGGACGGGAGTTCGAAAGCTGGCCCGATCTCGGCCCGTGGTTCGAGCGGCTGGCGGCGGTGTATCTGTTGATTCTGCTCGGGCGTGCCCTGTTTCTGGTTTGCGGGCGCTGGCGTTCCACGACCGCCGGCATGGCGCTGGTGCTGTTGTCGGCCGGTCCTGCCGGCGAGTGGTTCGCGGATTACCGCGATTTCTGGTATTCGCCCGAAGAACAGGAAGTACAGGACGGCGATCCGTATGCAAGGTACAAGGCGCTGGATGCCGAAAGGCTGATGTACCGGCAGCCGGTTCTGCTCGAAGAAACGTTGAGCCGGCTGCGCCCGGAGCGTAAAGGCCGCGTCGATCTGTTCTATCTCGGTTTCGCCAGCTATGCGACCGAAGACGTGTTTTCGATCGAGGCGGACTATATCAAACGGCTGTTCGACGAACGGTTCGGTACGGTCGGCCATTCGCTGAACCTGGTCAATCATCTCGACACGCTCGAAGACACGCCGCTTGCGACCGCGACCAATCTCGCCCAGGCCTTGAAACGCATCGGCCGGATTATGAACCCCGACGAAGACGTGCTGTTCCTGTACCTGACCAGCCACGGCGGCAGCGATCACAAACTGGCGGTCGAGTTTTGGCCGCTGCCGTTGAACGACCTCTCTCCTGAACAGCTGAAGGCGATGCTCGATCAGGCCGGCATCAAGTGGCGGGTGGTGGTGGTTTCCGCCTGTTATTCGGGCACGTTCGTCGATGCGTTGAAAGGTCCGCATACCCTGGTGGCGACGGCCGCGGCGCACGATCGGACCTCTTTCGGCTGCGGTTCGGAATCGGATTTCACCTATTTTGGCGAGGCGGTGTTCAAGCAACAATTGCAGAGCCGGTTTTCGTTGATCCCGGCATTCAAGGCGGCCGCGGCCTCGATTGCGGAGCGCGAGCGGTGGGAAAAACTGGAAGCCTCCCGGCCGCAATTATGGGTCGGTAAACCGATGGAGGCCCATCTTGCCGACCTGGAAAAATCGCTGACCCGTTTTCAATGCGAAGCTGGACGGAGGCAGGCGCAATGCGCCGAATGA
- a CDS encoding DEAD/DEAH box helicase family protein encodes MAVKPKAVKTGGKKTGQTLPFADKLILNQWIMSLLGIDTFAEHQDGNRRVRPMQLLAKQLRDCREGLDSDNLHYFYQQLKNHWQPGATLSPAALLNYEQNIVDHTLWLNEGRDRPIEWKYYQWLSLLFAEIYLHHYFADRDKLLEQLNDYVRRFNDHWQAKQYSTGISEYSADELNKLCLQNATGSGKTLLMHINYRQFAHYAKEAGKHDAVTRTLLITPNEGLSNQHEQELKQSGIEVSRLVLDNNDIGSTANIFASGYGHLSRIDFIEITKLGDKDGPNTIATRNLGDQNLILVDEGHRGMGKAEEEGWMKQRERLVEKGFAFEYSATFKEAVKAAGNAKIEESYAKAVLFDYSYRYFYEDGYGKDYRIFNIPKAQTDHEFLYLSACLLSFYQQLRLYRERKPQYAAYNIEKPLWVFVGSSVSKATEKNKKGETVVDDTVSDIVQVLRFINRFLAEPQQAVKTIETLLHDNGTSTGLVDRNGHDIFHGAFLFLRKQLQKGEKAAEMHADILGALFNNRAGGQLHVLRLKGDSGELVLKAGHGDKHFGLINVGDALGLAKHVQESCPNIVLDDSDFVAAQFAGIKESSSPINLLIGAKKFVEGWDCWRVSTLGLMRVGRSEGSQIIQLFGRGVRLKGYEWSLKRSWAVTPVKQPEYIHYLETLNVFGVQADFMEKFRDFLKEEGLPANDRKEVFQIPMNVTYDFGHKLKVIRPKLKKSDGREYSFTRDGAMPLLGGVPEAMRKNRIEADWYPKIQAIVAQGVKSGTAAVNANEAVFSEEHIAFLDINKLYFDLEQYKARENLYSLIIVPQAIHSLLKRHDWYVLYVPKNLMAMNNYAHVRVWNQIALELLKKYCKRYYLYSMDEFIRPRLEVRELDASDGNLPKPDESYQLIVDASEKQLIGDIEKLKTEIEQAVHSKKPKLIEAGQLKACLLANHLYQPLLYAEKGCPISIAPVSLNDSEKNFVVDLMGWLGANESRLLENKTSIFLLRNKSRGSGIGFFEAGNFYPDFILWSVKGEQQVIAFIEPHGITHEGPEHDKVRFHKTIKEIEQRLSDKHIRLESFIVTPTPYQLVEAMGYDRQHWEERHVLFMNTPAYMEILMKNITLNGF; translated from the coding sequence ATGGCAGTAAAACCCAAAGCCGTTAAAACCGGCGGCAAGAAGACCGGACAAACATTACCGTTTGCCGACAAGCTGATACTGAACCAATGGATCATGTCTTTGCTGGGCATCGATACTTTTGCCGAACATCAAGACGGCAACCGCCGGGTGCGTCCCATGCAGTTGCTGGCGAAACAACTGCGCGATTGCCGGGAAGGATTGGATAGCGATAACCTGCATTATTTTTATCAGCAATTGAAAAACCACTGGCAACCGGGCGCCACCTTGAGCCCGGCGGCACTGCTCAACTACGAGCAAAACATCGTCGACCATACGCTATGGCTCAACGAAGGCCGGGACCGGCCGATCGAATGGAAATATTACCAATGGCTGTCGTTGTTGTTTGCGGAAATTTATCTGCACCACTACTTTGCCGACCGCGATAAACTCTTGGAGCAATTGAACGATTATGTGCGGCGCTTTAATGACCATTGGCAAGCCAAGCAGTACAGCACCGGTATCAGCGAATACAGCGCGGACGAATTAAACAAACTGTGTCTGCAAAATGCGACCGGCTCCGGCAAGACCCTGCTGATGCACATCAACTATCGCCAGTTCGCGCATTACGCCAAGGAAGCAGGCAAGCATGACGCCGTGACACGCACCTTGTTGATTACTCCGAACGAAGGCTTGAGCAACCAGCATGAACAGGAGTTGAAACAGAGCGGTATAGAAGTATCGAGATTGGTGTTGGATAACAATGACATCGGTAGCACCGCCAATATCTTTGCCAGCGGTTACGGCCATTTGAGCCGGATCGATTTTATCGAGATCACCAAGCTGGGCGATAAGGACGGCCCGAATACCATCGCTACCCGCAACCTCGGCGATCAGAACCTGATTTTGGTTGACGAAGGCCATCGCGGCATGGGCAAGGCGGAAGAGGAAGGCTGGATGAAGCAGCGCGAACGGCTGGTAGAAAAAGGCTTTGCGTTCGAATATTCGGCGACGTTCAAAGAGGCGGTCAAAGCCGCGGGCAATGCCAAAATCGAAGAGAGTTATGCCAAAGCGGTATTGTTCGATTATTCCTACCGTTATTTTTATGAAGACGGTTACGGCAAGGACTATCGCATCTTCAATATTCCCAAAGCGCAAACCGATCACGAGTTTTTATACCTATCGGCCTGTTTGCTGAGTTTTTACCAGCAGTTGCGCTTGTACCGCGAACGCAAGCCTCAGTATGCGGCTTATAACATCGAGAAGCCGCTCTGGGTGTTTGTGGGTTCGAGCGTTTCCAAAGCAACCGAAAAAAATAAGAAAGGCGAGACGGTCGTTGATGACACAGTCTCCGATATTGTGCAGGTGTTGCGTTTCATTAACCGATTTCTGGCCGAGCCGCAGCAAGCCGTCAAAACGATCGAAACCTTGTTGCATGACAACGGCACATCGACCGGTTTGGTCGATAGGAACGGCCACGATATTTTCCACGGCGCTTTTTTGTTTTTGCGCAAGCAACTGCAAAAAGGCGAGAAGGCTGCCGAGATGCACGCCGACATCCTCGGCGCGTTATTCAACAACCGCGCCGGCGGTCAATTGCATGTTCTGCGTTTGAAAGGGGATAGCGGCGAGTTGGTTTTGAAAGCCGGTCATGGGGATAAGCATTTCGGCTTGATCAATGTCGGCGATGCGTTGGGACTGGCTAAACACGTACAAGAGTCCTGCCCGAATATTGTGTTGGATGACAGCGATTTTGTAGCCGCGCAATTCGCCGGCATCAAGGAATCGTCCTCGCCGATCAATCTGCTGATCGGCGCGAAAAAGTTTGTGGAAGGCTGGGATTGCTGGCGGGTTTCTACCTTGGGTTTGATGCGTGTCGGCCGCAGCGAGGGTTCGCAAATCATTCAGCTTTTTGGCCGGGGCGTGCGTTTGAAAGGCTATGAGTGGTCGTTGAAACGTTCGTGGGCGGTGACTCCCGTTAAACAACCGGAATATATTCATTATCTGGAAACCTTGAATGTATTCGGGGTGCAGGCCGATTTTATGGAGAAATTCCGCGACTTTTTGAAAGAAGAAGGCTTGCCGGCCAATGACCGCAAGGAAGTGTTCCAGATTCCGATGAACGTCACTTACGATTTTGGCCATAAATTGAAAGTGATCCGGCCCAAGCTGAAAAAAAGCGACGGCCGCGAATACAGTTTTACCCGCGACGGAGCGATGCCCTTACTCGGCGGGGTGCCGGAGGCGATGCGCAAAAACCGCATCGAAGCGGACTGGTATCCCAAGATTCAGGCAATCGTTGCGCAAGGTGTAAAATCGGGTACCGCTGCCGTCAATGCGAATGAAGCCGTTTTCAGCGAAGAGCATATTGCCTTTCTCGACATCAACAAGCTTTATTTCGACTTGGAGCAGTACAAGGCCAGGGAAAATCTGTACAGCCTGATCATTGTGCCGCAAGCCATCCATAGCCTGTTGAAACGTCATGATTGGTATGTACTTTACGTGCCGAAAAATCTGATGGCGATGAATAACTATGCCCATGTGCGCGTCTGGAATCAAATTGCCTTGGAGTTGCTGAAAAAATACTGTAAACGGTATTACTTGTATTCCATGGACGAGTTTATTCGGCCCCGGCTTGAAGTTCGGGAGTTGGATGCAAGTGACGGCAATTTGCCAAAGCCGGATGAGTCCTATCAATTGATCGTCGATGCCAGCGAAAAACAGTTGATAGGCGACATCGAAAAATTAAAAACAGAAATCGAACAGGCCGTACACTCGAAAAAGCCCAAACTGATCGAAGCTGGACAATTAAAAGCCTGCTTATTGGCTAATCATTTATATCAGCCGTTATTGTATGCCGAGAAAGGCTGTCCGATTTCGATTGCCCCGGTTTCGCTAAACGACAGCGAGAAGAATTTCGTCGTGGATTTGATGGGGTGGCTGGGAGCCAATGAATCCAGACTGCTCGAAAACAAAACATCCATTTTTCTGTTGCGCAATAAATCGCGCGGCAGTGGCATAGGTTTTTTCGAGGCGGGCAATTTCTATCCCGATTTTATCTTATGGTCGGTTAAGGGCGAACAACAGGTCATCGCCTTTATCGAACCGCATGGCATTACCCATGAAGGGCCGGAGCATGACAAGGTGCGTTTCCATAAAACTATTAAGGAAATCGAACAGCGCCTATCCGATAAGCATATTCGGCTGGAGAGTTTTATCGTTACACCGACCCCTTATCAACTGGTCGAGGCAATGGGATATGATCGCCAGCATTGGGAAGAGCGACATGTATTGTTTATGAATACGCCGGCTTATATGGAAATCCTGATGAAAAATATCACCCTCAACGGGTTTTAG